ACACTCGAGCCGGGCTTCTGGATCACGGTGTTGCTCTGGCCGCTCGGATTGCTGGCTTTCTTCTACGGTCAGTGAACGAGGGCTCGGTCTCTGTGAGGTAGAGAATTAAAGCTCGGCGGAGTGACCGGCGGGAGGGCTCGAGGCGAAGGGGCATTGAGCGTCGGGCGCAGAGCGATCGTCGCCGTCTCGGTAACGATCGTCGCGGCCGTCGCGTTCTCGGCGTGGCTGGGGCCCGAGTGGTGCCCCCCCTCGAGCGCCCTCCTCGGCGCGGGCCTCGGGCTGGTCTTCGGCATAGTCCCAACTCTGTGGGCTCTCGCGCCGAGGCTCTGCGGCCTCTCGCTCGAGCTCCGAAGCGGCAGGCTCGTTGCGAAATTCGGGGGGGCGGAGATAGCCGTAGACCTCGAGGAGATAGAGGAGGCGAGGCTCGTCGAGAGCTTCGAGAGGCTCGTCAGGATAGGCGGCGCGGCTCTCCCGGGCTGCTACGCCGGCCGCTTCGCCGCGAGAGGGGTCGGCTCCTTTAGGCTCTACGGCGAGAGGCCCTCCCCCGCTCTCCTCGTCAAGCTGCGAGAAGGGCGGGCTCTGGCCTTCGCGACGAGAGACCGCGCCCTCCTCGAGAGCCTCTCTCGGCAGCTGAGCGAGGCTAGAGCCGGAGGAGGACCCGCTAGGAGGCCGGCTCAGATCTCGAGCGGGCCTTCGGGGATGCTGCTCGCTCTCACGCTCTTAGTCCTCGCCGCCGCCTCGGTCCTGGCCGTCGCCATTTACGCTGAGCTCCCGAGCGAGGTCCCAACGGACTACGGGCCGAGAGGAGAGCCCGAGAGCTACGGGCCCAAGGAGAAGATCTTGACCGCGGTCCTAGCGCTGATGATCGCCGAGGCCGCGGCCTCGGCGATCGCGTACAGGTTCTTCCGCGACGTTCCTTTGATCGGCGCTGCCATGTTACTCCTCGCGTGCTCTACGTCGTTGATCGCGCTTAGCCTAATGGTCGCGGCGCGGTGCGCGCCGACGTGAGGGCTCTCGAAGCTGGCGATGCTCCTTGAGCGAGGCGGCTTCTCTAGTCTTCTTCGCCGCCTCCGTGGCTCTAGCAGCCGCTCTGGCTCTGCGGGGCCTCAACGTGGCCCTCTCGCTCGCGGCGGCCGCTCTGCTCTACGGGCTAGCGGTCTCGCCGAGCGAGATTCCGCGAGCTCTCATTGACGTGGCGGTCGACGCGAGGTGCCCTAAGACCGTCGCGGCGTTGGTCCTCGCCCTCTTCCTGGCCAATCTCATGAGCGCGTCGGGGGCCTCGAGGAGGCTCGTGCTGGCTCTCTCATCGGCGGGGCCGAGAGTGGCCTCCTACGCCGTGCCAGCCGTCGTGGGGCTCCTCCCCATGCCCGGCGGAGCCTACGTCTCCGCCGTCCTGGCCTCGAGCATTTACGACGCGCTCGGTCTCAACGCCGAGATGAGGTCGTTCGTGAACTACTGGTTCAGGCACCTATGGGTCTCGGTGTGGCCCCTCTATCAGACCGTCCTCCTGGCCGCGGGCTTTCTCCACGCGAGCGTCGGCGAGATCGCGGCCGCGACCTGGCCCGTGCCGGTCTCCCTGGCGCTAGCCGGCCTGGTCTCGACCCGCGACCTCTTGGCGCGGAGAGCCGAGGCAGAGAGGAGGAGAGAGCTGTCCGGCCTGACCCACGCTTGGCCCCTCTTCTCCCTCTTCGTCCTCGCGATAGGCGCGGGCGTGGACCTCGCTCTCTCCCTCGTCCTCGTCTCCTTCGCAACTACGCTTATCTATCGAGTAAGCCCGCGCGCCGTCGCCGAGGCGGCTAAGAGGGCGGCCGACCCCACGTTGATCGGAGTCGTGCTCGCCTCCTTCTTCTTCGGCGAGCTCGTCGAGCGCGGCGGGGCTACGGAGCTCGTAACGGAGCTCGCGGGCGTCAACGGCCTGCTCGCGTGTGCGCTGGCGCCCTTCGTCGTGGGCCTAGCCCTGGGCCTCGAGTTCACATTCGTCGCTCTGACCTTCCCGCTCCTCCTCCCCCTAATCTCGGGGGGCGAGCTCCGCCTCTTAGCGGCGATGGCCGGAGGCTGTCTCGGCTCGCTGCTAAGCCCTTTCCACGCGTGTCTCGTCATGACGGTTAAGCACAATAACGCGAGCCTCGCCGGCGTCTACCGTCGCCTGCTCCCGGCGGCGGGCCTCAGCGCCGCTCTCATAGCTCTCATAGCTGTGGTCGCGGAGGTCGCGGGCTGAGGGGTTGCGCGGCGACGGGGCTCGGAGAACTCTCCTAGGGTCCGTGATCAGCAACAAAGCCAACCACAACAAGATCGCGACGAGCAGCAGCGAGAAGCCCAGCGCCGCTCGCTCGGCCCCGAGCTCGAGGAACGGCCCTCCCTCGGTCGCGAGCGCGTAGATCTTATCGATGAAGAACATCAACGTGGCCCCCCAGAGGATCAAGCTCAACTCCTTCAGCCTCAGGGAATCTCGGTCCGCCCTGGAGTACCAGGCCGCGGTGGAGAGAGCCGCCGCGTAGGCGAGGACCAGGAGGTGCACCTCGAATCACCGGTGCACATTTATATAGGGTTTGGTGCACTTACCGTCCGCGAGGAGAAAAGCGTTTCGGTGGTGAGAAATTTGGCTTGCTTCATTGCGCCGCTCGTGGCAGCTGCCCTCCTACGAGTCGTCGGCTTAGCCGCGCGCGGATCCTACGAGAGGCTCGGGCTTAGGACGCTCGAGCTACTGCTGTGGGGAGGAGCGGTCCTGCTGGCGGCGGAGCACGCCTGGGCTGGCGAGATCGTGCCTTGGCCCCCCTTCCTCACCGCGATGTCCAGCCCAACGGAGCTCTCCGTCGCTCTGCGCGAGATAGCCACGGCCGGGAGCGCTATGGTGGCGGCCGCGACGAGCCTCTGGGCCTCCCTGAGGGCTCTGAGCTCGATCCTGGCGCGCGGCGAGACGAGGGCC
The Fervidicoccaceae archaeon genome window above contains:
- a CDS encoding DUF1648 domain-containing protein → MSVGRRAIVAVSVTIVAAVAFSAWLGPEWCPPSSALLGAGLGLVFGIVPTLWALAPRLCGLSLELRSGRLVAKFGGAEIAVDLEEIEEARLVESFERLVRIGGAALPGCYAGRFAARGVGSFRLYGERPSPALLVKLREGRALAFATRDRALLESLSRQLSEARAGGGPARRPAQISSGPSGMLLALTLLVLAAASVLAVAIYAELPSEVPTDYGPRGEPESYGPKEKILTAVLALMIAEAAASAIAYRFFRDVPLIGAAMLLLACSTSLIALSLMVAARCAPT
- a CDS encoding DUF401 family protein encodes the protein MSEAASLVFFAASVALAAALALRGLNVALSLAAAALLYGLAVSPSEIPRALIDVAVDARCPKTVAALVLALFLANLMSASGASRRLVLALSSAGPRVASYAVPAVVGLLPMPGGAYVSAVLASSIYDALGLNAEMRSFVNYWFRHLWVSVWPLYQTVLLAAGFLHASVGEIAAATWPVPVSLALAGLVSTRDLLARRAEAERRRELSGLTHAWPLFSLFVLAIGAGVDLALSLVLVSFATTLIYRVSPRAVAEAAKRAADPTLIGVVLASFFFGELVERGGATELVTELAGVNGLLACALAPFVVGLALGLEFTFVALTFPLLLPLISGGELRLLAAMAGGCLGSLLSPFHACLVMTVKHNNASLAGVYRRLLPAAGLSAALIALIAVVAEVAG